Genomic segment of Nocardiopsis mwathae:
AACGCCACGTTATCCGCGCCCGCGGGGTGGCGGCCTGCCGCCGCGGTCGAATCGGGGGAAACCCCGACACGGTTCAGGGACGGCCCGGCGCACCGCCTGACCCATCGCCCTGCGTGCCCACGACACGCCGTATGGTCACGATTCCGCTGAGCCGCCTGGCCTGTGCCCACGAATCCGCTGCGGATTCGGTGTTCAGGACTGCCCTCGGAGCAAGATCAACGCTAGGGTCGAACTACGGGCGCCGACGCGGCGCGGCGGTTCGCCCCCGGTGCGCATCGCCGCAGGACATGGGACCGATTTCATCAACATCACGTCTCGTTCGGATACCGAACGAGAACACGTTCTACCGACTAGTAGCTTAAGTTGTTACCGTCGTCACGTCCCCTAGAGGCCTTGTACGACCAGGAGCGATAACGTGCGCGAATTCAGCCGTCCTGTGAAGGTCGAGATCTCATCGCAGGCGCGCCTGCCCGATACGGTCTTCGCCCGCGCCGCCGAGGAGCCCACCGCCGTCGCGCTCCGGGTTCAGGAAGCCGGCCAGTGGCGGGACGTCACCTGCCGGGAGTTCCGCGACGACGTCGTGGCGATCGCCAAGGCGCTGATCGCCGCCGGCATCGAGCACGGCGACCGCGTCGGCCTGATGTCGCGGACCCGCTACGAGTGGACCACCATCGACTACGCGGTCTGGTCGGTCGGCGCCGTGACCGTGCCGATCTATGAGACCTCCTCCGCCGAACAGGTCGAGTGGATCCTCGGAGACTCGGAGGCCAAGGCGGTCTTCGTCGAGGGCGAGGCCCACGCCGAACGCGTCAGGTCGGTGCTGCCCGGCCTCCCCGGGCTCGCCCACACGTGGAAGATCGAGGACGGCGGCCTGGCCGCCTTCGTCGAGACGGGCTCCGGCGTCGACGGCTCCGTCGTGGAGGAGCGGCGGACCGCGGGCGACGTCGACGAGCTCGCCACGCTGATCTACACCTCCGGCACCACCGGGCGCCCCAAGGGCTGCGAGCTGACCCACCGCAACCTGCTCTTCACCATCATGAACGTGATCGAGGGCCCGCTGCAGGAGGTCTTCACCCTGCAGGGCCGCTCGACCCTCCTCTTCCTCCCGCTGGCCCACTCGTTCGCCCGGGTCATCCAGATCGGCTGCATCGAGTCCAGGACGATCCTCGGCCACTTCCCGACGACCGGCCCGGAACTCATCGACCAGTTCGGCGTCTTCAAGCCGACCTTCCTGCTGGCCGTGCCGCGCGTCTTCGAGAAGGTGTTCAACAAGGCCGAGCAGAAGGCCACCGCCGAGGGCAAGGGCAGGATCTTCGCCGCCGCGGCGGCCACCGCCATCGACTACAGCAAGGCCCTGGACAGCGGGCGCGTCCCGCTGGGCCTGAAGCTCAAGCACGCCGTGTTCGCCAAGCTCGTCTACGGCAAGCTTCTGGACCGCCTGGGCGGCGAGGCCCGGTACGCGGTGTCCGGCGGCTCCGCGCTGGGCGAGCGGCTGGGCCACTTCTTCCGCGGCGTGGGGCTCACCATCATCGAGGGCTACGGGCTCACCGAGACCTCCGCCCCCACCTCGGTCAACACGCCCGCCAAGAACAAGATCGGCACCGTCGGCCCGCCGCTCCCCGGCGCCACCATCAAGATCGACGACGACGGCGAGGTGCTGTGCAAGGGCGACCACATCATGCGCGGCTACTGGCGCAACGAGCGGGCCACCGCCGACGCGTTCGACGCGGACGGCTTCTACCGCACCGGTGACCTGGGCGCCCTGGACGAGGAGGGGTACCTGCGCATCACCGGCCGGAAGAAGGAGATCATCGTGACGGCCGGCGGCAAGAACGTCGCCCCGGCGGTGATCGAGGACCGCATCCGAGGGCACGCCATCATCAGCCAGTGCCTGGTGGTCGGGGACAACCGCAACTTCGTCTCCGCGCTGGTCACCATCGACCCGGAGGCCTTCGAGTTCTGGAAGCAGCAGAACGACCGCACCGGCGAGATCGCGGACCTGGTCGACGACCCGGGCCTCATCGCCGCGGTGCAGGAGGCCGTGGACGACGCCAACAAGGCCGTGTCCAAGGCGGAGTCGGTGCGCAAGTTCAGGATCCTGCCCGAGGACTTCTCCGAGGAGGGCGGCCAGATGACGGCGTCGCTGAAGGTGAAGCGGCACGTCGTCACCAAGCAGTACGAGCACGAGATCGAGCGGATCTACACGGGCTGACCCCCGGCTCCGGTGGTCCGCCGGCGGCCGCACCCGCCGCGACCGCGCCCCGAACGTGCCGCCGCCCGCCCGATGGACGTCCATCGGGCGGGCGGTGTGCTGTGCGGGTGCGCCGCCGGCTCAGGGCCGCACGGCGGCGGTGAAGTTGTTCCGGTAGTAGCTGTTGAGGGTGACCTCGGCGACCGGCTTGGACGGGTTGGAGGCGTGCACCATCTTGCCGTCGCCGACGTACATGCCGACGTGGCTGGGGCCGCCGTAGAAGAAGATCAGGTCGCCCGGCCGCATGTTGTCCCAGGAGACCCGCTTGCCGGCGTTGACCTGGTCGAAGGTGGTGCGCGGCAGGCTCACTCCGGCCTGCCTCCAGGCGGCCTGGACCAGGCTGGAGCAGTCCCACACGTCCGGGCCGTTGGCGCCCAGCCGGTAGGCGTCGCCGATCTGAGCGTAGACGAAGTCCAGGGCCACCCGGGCGTTGCCGGAGGCCGAGCCGTTGTAGGACGCGCCCCCGCCGGAGGAGGACGAGGAGGATCCGGATCCCGAGGACCGCCCGCCGTCGACACCGGCGGTGGCCTGGGCCTGCTCCTCCTCGGTCAGCCCGTCGAGGATCTCCTGCTGCTTGTCGATCTTCTCCTGCGCCTCGTCCTTGGCGTCCTCGGCGTCGTCGAGCTTCTCCTTGGCCTTCTTCTCCGTGGACTCGGCCTCGGACTCCAGGTCGTCGAGCTCGGACTTCTGCTCCAGGTACTTCCGCAGGCCCGCCTTCTGGCTCTCGGAGAGGTAGTCGAGGTCGGCCGACTGCTGCAGGGCGTCGTCGGGGCCGTCCGCGGTCATCAGGTAGGCGGGTGAGGAGTAGTCGACCCCCAGGTAGGCCGACGTCGCCAGTCGGCGTACCCCGTTCTCCAGGCCGTCGAGCTTCTCCTGAGCGTCGTCGCGCTTGGACTCCAGGTCGTCGAGCTTCTTACGCGCGGCGTCGTGGTCCTCCTTGGCCTGGTTGTAGGCGTCGGCGAGCTCCGCGTACTCCTTTTCGAGCTTCTCGATCCTGTCCCGGACCTCATCGGCGGTGGGGTCGGCGAAGGCGACTCCGGTGGAGGTGAGCAGAGCCCCCGCGGCGACGAAGCCGACGATCGCGAGGTGACGGCGGAAGGAGCGGCGCCCCTGGGGTTCCTGGCGTTCGTCCACGCTGGTGGCACACCTTTCTGCAAACCGCCCACCGGTGTGTCGTGGCGGGTCCTCGGGCAGGGAGGTGCCCGTCGGCGCCGGCAGTGGACGGCCGGACCGGGGTGAACCCTGGGCTCCCGCCGGCGGCGCGTCGGGGGCTCGCGTCGGGCCGGGGCCCTCCGGTCTCCGCGTCCCGGGGGTCAGGCGGTGTGAATCACGCGGAGTGGGGCGGAAGCCGGTCGCCGCCATCCGGATGATGGCGTGGTCTACGACCTCGCTCGGCGCGCAACAGTAGTGCATCGACGCGCCCGTCTCAACCGTTTCGTTACCCAAGAGCCCGGATTGCGGTTATCCGCATATGTCGTATAAGCCACTGCCGATATGGAAGCACTCGCGGCACGCACGAAAAAGCCCTGGTCACCGCGGGAGCGGTGACCAGGGCTGCGGCCCTCTCGGTTCCCGTCGAGCGTGATGATCTCCACCGGGGACCGAACCGGGCGAACGGGCGTCGGACGGACTACGGGCGGACGCCGAACATGAACTGACCGTCCCAGTACCCGGCCAGCGGCACCTCTTCGAGGTTCTTGCCGGTGCGCGGCGCGTGGACCATCTTGCCGTTGCCGGCGTACAGGCCGTTGTGGCCGAGGCTGCTGAAGAACAGGATGTCGCCCGGCTGCAGCTGGTCGCGGGAGACGCGCTGTCCCACCTCGGCCTGGCTGTAGGTGGTACGCGGCAGGTTCACGCCGCCGGCGGCCCAGGAACGCATGACCAGGCCGGAGCAGTCGTAGCCGTTGGGCCCGGCCGAGCCGAAGATGTAGGGCTTGCCCAGCTGGGAGTAGGCGAAGTCCAGGGCGGCGCGGGCGTTGCCGGTGGCGCTGCCCGTGTAGCCGCCGGCGGCGTCGGAGCCGCCCTGGGATCCGGCCTCCTCGGCGTCGGGGAACTCGGCGAGCAGGTCCTTCTGCTCCTTGATCTTCGCCTCGACCTCGTCCTTCTTCTTCTTGGCCTCCTCGCGGGCCTTCTTCGCGTCCTTGAGGGCGTCGCCGGCCTCGTCCTTCAGCTTGAAGAGACGCTCGGAGGAGTCGCCGAACTCGTCCAGCTTGGACTGCTGGGCGTCGGAGAGGTAGTCGAGGTCGTCGCTCTGCTCAAGGAGCTTCTCGGGGTTCTCGGCGGCGAGGATGGTGGTGGTGGCGTCGAGGTCGTTGGACTTGTAGACGGCACTGGCGAAGTTGGCGACCTCGTCGCGCAGCTCGTTGTACCGGTCCTCCTCGTCACCGACCTGCTCTTCGAGCTCGTCGGCCTTCTTCTTCGCGGCCTTGTAGTCGTCGTTGGCCTCGTTGTAGTCCTGAACGATCTTGCCGGCCTCTTTGTTGAGGTCGTCGAGAGTCTTCTCGACGTCCTCCCGGGTCGGCTCGGGATCGGCATACGCGACACCAGTGGGCGCGATCAGGCCACCGGCGACGACCACGCCCAGACCGGTCGCGATCCGGCGGGCCGTCTGCCGACCACCATCTTTGTTCGCCATGGCGGTCATGCTCCTTTTAGTTCAAGTCCGCGGTAGGGGACGGGGGCGGAGGGCCGGCGTGCGCGTGCGATGCCGCCGGGACCGGGGGATCGGGGACCACGATCACCGGGCGTCGCGGGCGCGGGTAGGACGGGGCCGACGCTCTCCCCACGGCTCGGGAGCCTCCCGCGTCGCGGCCGGGGGAAGCCGCCGCCGGACGTGCCCGGGGCACCCGGGCACAGCCCTGGCCTCATAGCGGGAAGCCGGTCATGCTCCGGGTAGAAACTAGCGGACCTCCGGTCTCACCTCAACCACAACTACGACAAGTAACAGCCTGCACCCCGATGTCAGCGATGTCGGACGTGCCCCTCAGGCCTCCAGGCGCCGCAGGAGCAGCGCGGAGGCCACGGTGCGCGCCCCCTCGCGCCGGACCGCGGTGATGATCTCCTTGTCGGACGTCACCACGGCGAGCGGCCGCCCCTCGGGCTCGGCCCGGACCAGCCGGATGATGAGCTCGTCGGCGGTCTCTCCCGGGTCGCTGAACAGCAGCCGGACACGGCGCGTGGCGGAGAGGGCCGGCGGCGCCTCCACATCGGCGCCGTCGAAGACGCAGGTGATCTCGGCCTTGGTCCGCGTCGCCAGCCCCTCCAGGGAGGCCAGCAGCCTGCCGCGCTGATCGGCCAGCGGAAGCGTGCCGTACCCCGTCTTGGTGACGTTATAGCCGTCCACGAGGAAGTGGATGCGCGGCAGCGTGAGCAGCTGGTCGACCAGACCGGGGTCGTCATCGGGCAGCCCCTGGCCGGGGACGACGGTCCCGCGGGCCTGCCGCTCCCCCGCGACCAGATCGCCCGGGCTCTCGATGGAGGTGGGCAGCGCCAGTTCCCGGCGCAGCCCGTGCGCGGCGTCCAGCAGCACGTCGAGCAGTACGCGCAGCCGCGCCTCGTCGGCGCTGCGTCCGG
This window contains:
- a CDS encoding C40 family peptidase, encoding MDERQEPQGRRSFRRHLAIVGFVAAGALLTSTGVAFADPTADEVRDRIEKLEKEYAELADAYNQAKEDHDAARKKLDDLESKRDDAQEKLDGLENGVRRLATSAYLGVDYSSPAYLMTADGPDDALQQSADLDYLSESQKAGLRKYLEQKSELDDLESEAESTEKKAKEKLDDAEDAKDEAQEKIDKQQEILDGLTEEEQAQATAGVDGGRSSGSGSSSSSSGGGASYNGSASGNARVALDFVYAQIGDAYRLGANGPDVWDCSSLVQAAWRQAGVSLPRTTFDQVNAGKRVSWDNMRPGDLIFFYGGPSHVGMYVGDGKMVHASNPSKPVAEVTLNSYYRNNFTAAVRP
- a CDS encoding AMP-binding protein, with amino-acid sequence MREFSRPVKVEISSQARLPDTVFARAAEEPTAVALRVQEAGQWRDVTCREFRDDVVAIAKALIAAGIEHGDRVGLMSRTRYEWTTIDYAVWSVGAVTVPIYETSSAEQVEWILGDSEAKAVFVEGEAHAERVRSVLPGLPGLAHTWKIEDGGLAAFVETGSGVDGSVVEERRTAGDVDELATLIYTSGTTGRPKGCELTHRNLLFTIMNVIEGPLQEVFTLQGRSTLLFLPLAHSFARVIQIGCIESRTILGHFPTTGPELIDQFGVFKPTFLLAVPRVFEKVFNKAEQKATAEGKGRIFAAAAATAIDYSKALDSGRVPLGLKLKHAVFAKLVYGKLLDRLGGEARYAVSGGSALGERLGHFFRGVGLTIIEGYGLTETSAPTSVNTPAKNKIGTVGPPLPGATIKIDDDGEVLCKGDHIMRGYWRNERATADAFDADGFYRTGDLGALDEEGYLRITGRKKEIIVTAGGKNVAPAVIEDRIRGHAIISQCLVVGDNRNFVSALVTIDPEAFEFWKQQNDRTGEIADLVDDPGLIAAVQEAVDDANKAVSKAESVRKFRILPEDFSEEGGQMTASLKVKRHVVTKQYEHEIERIYTG
- a CDS encoding C40 family peptidase, coding for MANKDGGRQTARRIATGLGVVVAGGLIAPTGVAYADPEPTREDVEKTLDDLNKEAGKIVQDYNEANDDYKAAKKKADELEEQVGDEEDRYNELRDEVANFASAVYKSNDLDATTTILAAENPEKLLEQSDDLDYLSDAQQSKLDEFGDSSERLFKLKDEAGDALKDAKKAREEAKKKKDEVEAKIKEQKDLLAEFPDAEEAGSQGGSDAAGGYTGSATGNARAALDFAYSQLGKPYIFGSAGPNGYDCSGLVMRSWAAGGVNLPRTTYSQAEVGQRVSRDQLQPGDILFFSSLGHNGLYAGNGKMVHAPRTGKNLEEVPLAGYWDGQFMFGVRP